A single window of Arcobacter venerupis DNA harbors:
- the rlmB gene encoding 23S rRNA (guanosine(2251)-2'-O)-methyltransferase RlmB — protein MIIYGKQIVLYVLDKHPHLIEEVFLSKEIDKKLFSRFAKLDKKIHKLDNQKAQALAKGGNHQGFFLKLTHSEYTDIKEFKKMNFILVLDGVTDVGNIGAIARTAYSLGIEGLIASDIKTVNDSGILRTSSGALLDLPFMVHPRSADLASELIDCGFTLIGATTDGVDLKKYGKIEKTDKVALFLGSEGTGISPKVAKKLDLKVSIAMEHEFDSLNVSVAAGILIYNLKR, from the coding sequence ATGATAATATATGGAAAACAAATCGTACTTTATGTACTTGACAAACACCCACACTTAATAGAAGAAGTTTTTCTTTCAAAAGAGATTGATAAAAAACTTTTCTCAAGATTTGCAAAACTTGACAAAAAAATCCACAAATTGGATAATCAAAAAGCTCAAGCATTAGCAAAAGGTGGAAACCACCAAGGTTTCTTTTTAAAACTAACACATTCTGAATATACAGATATTAAAGAGTTCAAAAAAATGAATTTTATTTTAGTTCTTGATGGTGTTACTGATGTTGGAAACATTGGAGCAATTGCTAGAACTGCCTATTCTTTAGGAATAGAAGGACTAATTGCTTCTGATATTAAAACTGTAAATGATTCTGGAATTTTAAGAACAAGTTCTGGTGCATTACTTGATTTACCATTTATGGTTCATCCAAGATCTGCTGATTTAGCAAGTGAATTAATTGATTGTGGTTTCACATTGATTGGTGCAACAACAGATGGTGTAGACTTAAAAAAATATGGAAAAATTGAAAAAACTGATAAAGTTGCCCTATTCTTAGGAAGTGAAGGAACAGGTATCTCTCCTAAAGTTGCTAAAAAACTAGATTTAAAAGTTTCAATTGCTATGGAACATGAGTTTGACTCATTAAATGTATCTGTTGCTGCTGGGATTTTAATTTATAATCTAAAAAGATAA
- a CDS encoding LL-diaminopimelate aminotransferase, with translation MFPEFEFERMKRLPNYVFAEVNNIKMEARRAGEDVIDFSMGNPDGPAPQHITDKLIEAAGKPKNHGYSASAGIYKLRLAISNWYKRKYDVDYLDPNLHVCATMGSKEGYVHLVQAIVNVGDVAVVPDPTYPIHSYAFMLNGAVVHKFELGFDDAFKVDEDLFFKRLQKTIDESIPKVKFVVVNFPHNPTCATVTPEFYTKLVAMAKRERFYIISDIAYADITFDGYKTPSIFQTEGALDVAVECFTLSKSYNMAGWRVGCIVGNERLIGALKRIKSWLDYGMFTPIQIAATVALDGPQDCVDEHVEKYRKRRDLMLEVFAEAGWKMNKPNASMFIWAKIPECAAHLGSMEFSKQLLTEAHVAVSPGIGFGHYGDQYVRIALIENEKRIRQAAKNIKKYLKSLEK, from the coding sequence ATGTTCCCAGAATTTGAATTTGAAAGAATGAAAAGACTTCCAAACTATGTGTTTGCAGAAGTTAATAATATAAAAATGGAAGCTAGACGTGCGGGAGAAGATGTGATTGATTTCTCTATGGGAAATCCTGATGGCCCAGCACCACAACATATTACTGATAAATTAATTGAAGCAGCTGGAAAACCCAAAAATCATGGTTATAGTGCAAGTGCAGGTATTTATAAATTAAGACTTGCAATTTCTAATTGGTATAAAAGAAAATATGATGTTGATTATTTAGATCCAAACTTACATGTTTGTGCAACAATGGGTTCAAAAGAAGGTTATGTTCACTTAGTTCAAGCAATTGTAAATGTGGGTGACGTAGCTGTAGTTCCAGATCCAACTTATCCAATTCACTCATATGCATTTATGTTAAATGGAGCTGTTGTTCATAAATTTGAATTAGGATTTGATGATGCATTTAAAGTTGATGAAGATCTTTTCTTTAAAAGATTACAAAAAACAATTGATGAATCAATTCCAAAAGTAAAGTTTGTTGTTGTTAACTTTCCACATAATCCTACTTGTGCAACTGTTACGCCTGAATTTTATACAAAATTAGTGGCAATGGCAAAAAGAGAGAGATTTTATATTATCTCTGATATTGCTTATGCTGATATTACATTTGATGGATATAAAACTCCTTCAATTTTTCAAACTGAGGGTGCTTTAGATGTTGCTGTTGAGTGTTTTACTTTAAGTAAATCATACAATATGGCAGGATGGAGAGTTGGTTGTATCGTTGGAAATGAAAGATTAATTGGAGCTTTAAAAAGAATTAAATCTTGGCTTGATTATGGAATGTTCACACCAATTCAAATTGCTGCAACTGTAGCACTTGATGGACCACAAGATTGTGTTGATGAACATGTTGAAAAATATAGAAAAAGAAGAGATTTAATGCTTGAAGTATTCGCAGAAGCAGGGTGGAAAATGAATAAACCTAATGCTTCAATGTTTATTTGGGCAAAAATTCCAGAATGTGCAGCACATTTAGGAAGTATGGAATTCTCAAAACAATTATTGACAGAAGCTCATGTGGCTGTAAGTCCTGGTATTGGATTCGGTCATTATGGTGACCAATATGTAAGAATTGCTTTAATTGAGAATGAAAAAAGAATTAGACAAGCTGCAAAAAATATAAAGAAATATTTAAAATCATTAGAAAAATAG
- the rsmI gene encoding 16S rRNA (cytidine(1402)-2'-O)-methyltransferase produces the protein MLCLVPTPIGNLEDISKRSLSVLMDAELIFCEDTRVTKKLLNLLGEKNNLDFSNKEYKSFHSHNENQILQSLTKETFTKNVVYVSDAGMPCVSDPGATLVDYCIKNNITYDVLPGANAILTAYAMSGFSHTTFSFYGFLDHKGASRASKLSDVLNDDKLAILYESPHRLLKLLEELSIKDANRTIFLAKEISKLHQKTFKNSALNLFNEFKDMNIRGEWVVIVEPKETVGFNLDIEDITSLDIAPKIKAKLIAKMTGQSIKEVYQQILDRIPE, from the coding sequence AAGATATTTCAAAAAGGTCTTTAAGCGTCCTAATGGATGCGGAACTTATTTTTTGTGAAGATACAAGAGTAACAAAAAAACTTCTAAATCTTTTAGGTGAAAAAAATAACCTAGACTTTTCAAATAAAGAATATAAATCTTTTCACTCACACAATGAAAATCAAATTTTACAATCTTTAACAAAAGAGACTTTTACTAAAAATGTTGTTTATGTAAGTGATGCAGGAATGCCTTGCGTTAGTGATCCTGGTGCTACACTGGTTGATTATTGCATAAAAAACAATATCACTTATGATGTTTTGCCTGGTGCAAATGCAATTTTAACAGCATATGCAATGAGTGGATTCAGTCACACAACTTTTTCATTTTATGGATTTTTAGACCATAAAGGTGCAAGTCGTGCTTCAAAACTTAGTGATGTTTTAAATGATGATAAATTAGCAATTCTTTATGAATCACCACATAGACTTTTAAAATTACTTGAAGAACTAAGTATAAAAGATGCAAATAGAACAATATTTTTAGCAAAAGAGATAAGTAAACTTCACCAAAAAACTTTTAAAAATTCAGCTTTAAATCTATTTAACGAATTTAAAGATATGAATATTAGAGGTGAATGGGTTGTGATTGTTGAACCAAAAGAGACAGTTGGTTTTAACCTTGATATAGAAGATATAACATCTTTAGATATTGCACCAAAAATAAAAGCTAAATTAATAGCAAAAATGACTGGACAATCAATAAAAGAGGTTTATCAACAAATTTTAGATAGAATCCCCGAATGA